AGCGAAGAGCCTGGGCCAAAAAATTCCTCGATAAGTGGTTCTGGTGGGCCACTCATTCCAGACTGCAGCCGATGCGAAATTTTGCCTGGATGCTGCGCCGCAAAGAAGAAAATATACTCAGCTATTTCAAGATGCCGATCAGCAACGGCTCGGTAGAAGGTCTCAACAACAAGGCCAAGATGATAAGCCACAGGGCTTACGGTTTCCGGTCAGCCAAGAACTACAT
This region of Desulfovermiculus halophilus DSM 18834 genomic DNA includes:
- a CDS encoding transposase — its product is RRAWAKKFLDKWFWWATHSRLQPMRNFAWMLRRKEENILSYFKMPISNGSVEGLNNKAKMISHRAYGFRSAKNYIRNLYHCMAGLPEPKIMHKFV